The window GATCCAGTGAAGAAAAGTAACATTCTAATTGAAAAAAAGTTCATAAGCTGACAGCAAAATCCTATTATTCATTACTTTGAGAGTAGAAAAATACCACACTTACTTTAAGTTTTGACTGTCAGAAGAATCAAGTACTACCAAAGTTATCCGATCAGTCTGCATGTTTCAGCCATCAGCTGTATAACTACAACCTGTGCTTTGTACAAGGGTCATGAAGAGAGAAACACACCGAGGATAGGACTTTCATGTATACATGGACAGAGAACAAGTATCATAAGGGCTCCAATGAAACTGTCTCTGCTATTTATCACAGATTCAGCCAAACTGACATCAAAGAATACAAACACTGCAAATAATATGTGACGAGTGCAGGGGTAATAATACTGCATTATAATTACAACCTGTGCTAGATGGTTTCTAAATGCTCCCAACACACTGTCATCAATTGAGTGATTTACCTGGTAACATGGCATTCCTTTTCGCTGAGTGATCATGTTTTTGATAGAATCAAACAAgttttgaagaaaaaggaaataatcATGAGCTCAAAAGAATACAAAGATGTCTTCAAAGAATCTGGGACTGTCATTGAAATGGGGAAGTATTTTGAAATTGCTGATTGGAAAACAGAGGCTATGATGTGTTGAAAAGTACCAGTGCTTGGTATTTCAAATGTAATGTTACCAAACATTTTGTTCtaacaagaacaaaattaaatccAATGAACAATATGCTAATGCGAGGAGAGGCTCATTACTGAAGTGACATAGGGATGGTTAAAAGTGTTTGTAAAACTcttaaaaatataagaatgattAATACCACTGGAAATGAAAGAGTTGTTGAAGTGTATGGTTTCGAATTGTGAGACAACAAATTGTTGACCAAACATTATGGCAATCAGTGGAAAACTTAACAGCCTCCAGTTTGACACAAATTTGCTGGAAACAATGGGGAATGATGTGACAGAGAAGGAGGAAGGTTTTGTAGAAACAGATGACTTGATGGTTTAGATGTTTTATTTATGTGATTAAACACTGAACTCTTATTTGATCATGATTCTGTTATTTCACTTGCAATTATGGCAATCTACAATGTTAATAATGCCAGTGCCCAGAGTTTAACACATATTAGGTTATGCTggattttaaaatgtttaagagtAGAAGGGTTATATTCAGTAAAAAATCATGCTTATCTCCTCTAGTTACAGAGTTCTAATATATcagtctctcctgtaaaattgggTTGACTGGACATCACCAGTTTTGCTTTAGACCCCTCATATATTTCCCTACTTACACCACGTAAGTTTTATAATAATGCCTGGTTTCATTTCAATCCAAGACCCTCAGATTCGCAGAATACTTCTTTTTAAATTCTCAAGCTATTAAGTCTATGATATACAGTAACTTGAGAATAATACAGATGTGAATATTAGCAACATAGGTAATGAACACTACATGTGCTTACTTGAACTACACATGGTACTTCTGGCATAACATTCAAATATGACAGCATATGTGCTTTATACTCTACGTGCACAGACCAGAATTATCAACAAGATTCCCACTACAATTTCTCGCCAACAAGTCAAGATCAGGAGGTTTCCCTTCGAAGTGACTACGCACATGAAACATGAAATCTGTCTTGTTACTAAAATCTTGTCGACAAACAAGACAAAAATGTCTCTCTCCTCCATAAGGTTGGACATGAGAAGGCATGTGAGGAGCAAAGTATGCTGCACTGGGAGGACCGATGGCAGGGGGAACTACCCCACTAGAACAAGTAGATGTATTAGGATTTGTGTTCAAGTGACCAGGCACAGTAGTTTGCTGAGAATGATGCATTGTTGTCATACCCATCATCTTCTCATCAAGGTGACCTTTAGCATGAGATGACCACTCATCTCTGGTACCAAACATTCGACCACACAATTCACAGTTCCAGGTAATACTCTGAACGGGAGGGGGTTGGTGAACAGGAGGGGGCTGGTGAACAGCAGGTCCACCCACTTGAACTTCCTTTTCCTCTTCACATTTGATGGGTTTCTTCTCAGGAGGCCCGGTGTTTTTCTCTAAGGTATTCCGTTTCCCAAGTGGTGCCACATTGGATGGTGTACGATGCTTCATCTTGTTCATGTGGATGACAAGCTTATCACGGCGAGCAAATGCTTTGCTACAGACTTCGCAGACATACGGCTTTTCTCCAGTGTGAATGCGCATGTGGATAACAAGTTTGTCTTTTCTGGCAAGACCTTTACCACACACAGTACAAGCAAAACTTTTGTTAGCTGTATTATTTTGTCCATTTACCTCACTTACAATCCCATTGGGTTTACTTATCACACCCCTGCCCCTACCAATAGGTACTGTATTTACTTTCCTTTGACCAGAAAAATTTCCACTTCCAGAATTATTAGCTCCTTCTCCATATGGATGTTCCAACACAGGTATCATACCAGGTCGTGGGAGATTACCACTGTAGTCAGGTGACCTAAAAAAAGATAAAGAAAATAGATCTTAAAAATTTAACTGTTAGGCTCTTTACAGATCTGTTTCCTCAGTACCCCCTTCTT is drawn from Anabrus simplex isolate iqAnaSimp1 chromosome 1, ASM4041472v1, whole genome shotgun sequence and contains these coding sequences:
- the LOC136858613 gene encoding uncharacterized protein, which produces MTEEFSVTEVCRLCTLRSGVRMHIFDKEGEQRQILFKIRSCLPIIVSKEDTLPKKICHRCAYKLDMFYEFRLNCLNSETMLKNHIDNQVGVKTEKMNEAQKVAYAEALPQHMTQVPAVHIKNEDDKADRDHEKNVGNCHSGQNGVQYPTTLKVPQVAQPGEHFVNKPNPESTFVIPDDGMGFDDGVRVLRALGTWSPDYSGNLPRPGMIPVLEHPYGEGANNSGSGNFSGQRKVNTVPIGRGRGVISKPNGIVSEVNGQNNTANKSFACTVCGKGLARKDKLVIHMRIHTGEKPYVCEVCSKAFARRDKLVIHMNKMKHRTPSNVAPLGKRNTLEKNTGPPEKKPIKCEEEKEVQVGGPAVHQPPPVHQPPPVQSITWNCELCGRMFGTRDEWSSHAKGHLDEKMMGMTTMHHSQQTTVPGHLNTNPNTSTCSSGVVPPAIGPPSAAYFAPHMPSHVQPYGGERHFCLVCRQDFSNKTDFMFHVRSHFEGKPPDLDLLARNCSGNLVDNSGLCT